The genomic stretch GGAGGTTCCTTGGACATTTAAAGAAAGAGACTCCTCCCTTCTACACAGGTAATGTCTCTTTATTGTAAATGTCTCTTCTAAAGTCACAGCTCAAGGGAAATTCTGACATAAAACTAAAGTTTAATATAATCATTATAGTATGTAAAATTATTGTAGAAATAGAATTATTGAATTATTAGCTAAATTGTTGATTTCATATAATtttcgtcttttttttttttttttttttacctgaacaCTACGAAAACCTGGATGCAAAAATCTTAGTTTTTCATCTCATCTTAGTAGTCTACTAGTAACTAAAAATAGTGTGCTAAGAATTTAAGTCTTTCTTATCTCAGTGTTTACATACTAGTAACATTCCTgaccggtcagccataacattatgaccactgcctaatattgtgttggtcccccttttgttgccaaaacagccctgacccatccagGCATGCACTCcactagattcctgaaggttagcagcagatcctttaagtctgtAAGTTCCGatgtggggtctccatggattggacttgtttgtccagcacatgtcacagatgctcgattagattgagatctggagaaattggaggccaggtcaacacctAGAACTagtcccacccactaacaggtgctatatatatatatatatatatatatatatatatagtatcttacataagtgagtacacccctcacgtttttgtaaatatattattatatcttttcatgtgacaacactgaagaaatgccactctgctccaatgtaaagtagtgagtgtccagcctgtataacagtgtaaatttgctgtcccctcaaaataactcaacacacagccattaatgtctaaaccaatggcaacaaaagtgagtacacacccaagtggaaatgtccaaattgggcccaattagccatttaccctccccggtgtcatgtgttACAAGGTGTCAGGTGTGCATGAGGAGcatgtgtgttaaatttggtgttatcgctctcacactctctcatactggtcactggaagttcaacatggcacctcatggcaaagaactctctgaggatctgaaaaaaagaattgttgctctacataaagatggcctaggctataagaagattgccaagaccctgaaactgagctgcagcacggtgggcaagaccatacagcggttttacaggacaggttccactcagaacaggcctcgccatggtccaccaaagaagttgaggaagcctctactaaagatgatacacaagaaagcctgcatacagtttgctgaagacaagcagactaaggacatggccagaaccatgtcctgtggtccgataagaccaagataaacttatttggttcagataatgtcaagcgtgtgtggtggcaaccaggtgaggagtgcaaagacaagtgtgtcttgcctacagtcaagcatggtggtgggagtgtcatggtctcggcctgcatgagtgctgccggcactggggagctacagttcattgagggaaccatgaatgccaacatgtactgtgacatactgaagcagagcatgatcccctccattcagagactgggccgcagggcagtattccaacatgataacgaccccaaacacacctccaagatgaccactgccttgctaaagaagctgaggataaaggtgatggactggccaagcatgtctccagacctaaaccctaaggtgtgggagcacaaggtctctaacatccaccagctctgtgatgtcatcatggaggagtggaagaggactccagtggcaacctttaaagctctggtgaactccatgcccaagagggttaaggcagtgctagtaaataatggtggccatacaaaatattgacactttgggcccaatttggacatttccacttaggggtgtagtcacttttgttgccaacagtttagacattaatggctgtgtgttgagttattttgaggggacagcaaatttacactgttatacaggctggacactcactactgtacattgtagagtgtcatttcttcagtgttgtcacgtgaaaagatataataaaatatttacaaaaatgtgaggggtgtactcacttttgtgagatactgtatatatttatatatatatatatatatatatatatatatattgttttgggacatctgcctttacatgcacatgaactttaatgacattctTAGTCTGCAGGGTTTATTATGGAGTtgacctgccctttgcagctataaaagcTTCAACTCTGGGAAGGCCTTCCACAAGGTCAAGGAGTGTGgtaatgggaatttttgactattcCTCTAGAAATGCATCtgtgaggtcaagcactgatgttggacgagaaagccatccaaaggtgttctatcatgctgaggtcaggactctgtgcaggccagtcaagttccacaccaaactctctcatccatgtctttaaggacattgtttttgcactggtgTACGGTCATGTTGGAATGATGGGCAGCACATACACTTGGGGGGTGGGGGCTAATATTCTGCTTACCTTGCAGCAGGTACGTTGTCTCTCCACACTTACCCAGCAGCAGTGTAGCAGCATGTATTATGACATCCACCAACACCAAACCTATCCACATTCTGTGTCCATCAATAAATGCCTAAACTTTACTCAGAGAGTTTTATGACTGAAATGCATAGTTGAGCCATGAAATTTTTCTTCCCATGCAGGTTTCCCAAACACTGGTCTCACAGCCTGTCTCTTATGCTGCTCCATCTATGTAACCCTTATTATCCTGTCAAAAAAACTCGGCTTAGCCCTGGCATGTGGCAAGAGACCTCCTCTCCAGCATCACAGCAGCAGTGTAGATGTATCCACCATGGTCAATCTTACCACATTCCAGTTCCATCAGTGAACACTTAAACTTTACTCTGAGTGTTGCCATGACTGAAATGTATACCCCAGTCACTTAGCACACTTAGACTAGACCACCACTTAGCATCATTTAGATACTGAAAAGATTGCAAGCTATAAGAATCTTCTCGAGTTACACCATTACAAAGTGTCCCTGTGATTTAGTGATAATCACAAAATTCACAAAATGGTTGAAGTTGAGGTTATAGTGTTTACATGATGAAATTATAGTCTATATCAATTTCTAATTTTGTTCACAGTATTCTACAGAAGACAGAAGAGAAAATAGAGAAGAACATCATCACAGATACTGGGTAAGGAGCAATAAAATGACAATGGCAGTGAAATGCTATTATTATAAAACTCTGCTGTCATTAACTGCAgaatgattagattagattatagAAAGAATGAAGTAGAAACAGAATATCTTAAAGAACAATCTTTGATAACAagtcagaaaaaaatgttatcTTAAAGTCTAATAAATTAGCCCCATGTCACACCACATCTTCCTACCTTCACCATATCACAGGAATGACCCAGAATCTGTGGCTGTAAATGAATTCCAGAAAAAGTTCAAATTAAATCTATTGAAGAAGTTTCAGTGTTTGCATGGAGTGATAATAAACCCGGGAATCCAAACCCTCTtgaatgagatctacacagagctctacatcacagagggagacagtggagatgtcaataatgaacatgaggtgaggcAGATCGAGGCAGCATCCAGGAGAACAACAACAGAGGAAACACCAATCAAATGCAACGACATCTTTAATCCTTTATCTGAACAAGATGAACCCATCAGAACTGTTCTGACAAAGGGAGTCGCTGGCAtcggaaaaacagtctctgtgcagaagttcattctggactggGCTGAAGGGAAAGAAAATCAGGACATCCACCTcatatttccacttcctttcagAGAGCTGAATTTGATGAAGAACCAGAAACTGAGTCTGATGGAGCTCCTTCAGTTCTGTTTTAAAGACACAATAGGAACAGAAATGTTGAGTTCAAAAaaggttctgttcatttttgacgGATTGGATGAGTGTCGTTTTCCTCTAGATttccagaacacagtgagagtgtgtgatgtaactgaATCAGCATCAGTGCCGGTGCTGCTGATAAACCTGATTAAagggaatctgcttccctctgctctcatcTGGATCACCTCCCGACCAGCAGCAGCTGATCAAATCCCCTCTGAGTGTGTGCATCGAGTCACAGAGGTACAAGGGTTCAATGACCCACAGAAGGAGGAGTTcttcaggaagaggatcagtgaccagagcctggccaataacatcatcacacacctgaagtcattaagaagcctctacatcatgtgccacatcccagtcttctgctggatttcagccactgttctagagagaatgttgggtgaagcagagagtggagagatccccaagactctgactcaaatgtacacacacttcctcatcattcagacaaacatcataAGAGAAAAATACTCAAAGAAGCTggagagtgatgaagaaatgcttcttaaactgggaaaactggcttttcagcagctgaagaaagggaacctgatcttctatgaggaagacctgagagagtgtggcattgatgtgagagaagcagcagtgtactcaggtgtgtgtacacagatcttcagagaggagtcTGGGCTTCAACAGAGTAAAGTGTACTGCTTTGTACATCTGAGTGTTCAGGAGCACCTCGCAGCTCTGTATGTGTACCTGACCTTCATGATTAAAAAGAGGAATGTTCTTGATCTGTATCAGTTATCTAAACTgtggagaaaagaaaatacaatcTCAGATCTACACAAGAGTGCTATAGATCAGGCTTTAGAAAGTCAGACTGGACATCTAGATCTTTTCCTTCGGTTTCTTTTGGGTCTTTCACTGGAATCCAATCAGAATCTCTTTTGTGCTTTagtaacacaaacaggaagtagctCCCAGAACATAGAAGAGATGAGAACAGTCCAGTACATCAAAAAGAAGATAATTGAAGATCttcctacagagaaatccatcaatctgttccactgtctgaatgaactggGTGATAATTCTCTAGTGGAGGAAATCCAGCACTACCTGAAATCTGGAAAACAAAGTGAACTCTCTTCTTCACAGTggtctgctctggtgtttgtgttactgacctcAGCACAGGAGCTGGAAGAGTTTGACCtgagtaaatatttcagtaCAGATAAGATAACAGAAGATGTTCTTCTGAAGATGATGCCTGTGATCGCAGCCTCCAGAAAAGCAATGTAAGTAAAGCTGTATTTAACTGTTCTACTGATACAGTGTTAGAAAGTATGAAGCTAAAAACACTCTGACCAATATGTACTTTGGGATATTTGACCTGAAGGTCATACAGATCTGAGTTAATgcaaatagataaatatatacatcagagaatataaaataaatattagaaaaaatgaaaagacacacacagagttagcCAACTAGCTTAAAATCAGTAGCTAGCTAATTATAGAATTAATCAAATGTCTTAGCTCTTCAGATGAATCTAACATTCTATGGTATCTGTCATAGTATTTAGTTGTAGAACacggtgagtgtgtgaaggaggACCCGTGAGGTAGGTGAAATTTCATTCTCTAGATCTTTACAGACATTGAATATGTTGAGTAAAAAATTCTAACCAAGGAGTTTGGACAAACACAGATTTTTCAAATCTTCTTTTCTATTTTACAGCATTGTACTCTGCTGAGTTGTGTCTGCAACAAATGCACTTTGACACTAAAATTGGTACTCCTCTGATTTTGGCGAAGCAAGCAAACATTAGCTAACATAATTTAGACATGCCAGAAGGAAAAATAAGTTGCACCCCAAATTGCATATTTATCCAATATTCTGtgccatttttaatttaaaaaagaagtaCACTTTATGTACcttaatgattcatttattcccCTGAAaaaaagtgtggaatgttgaaCATGCACTCAATGGTAACAGCTTTGCTATTGTAGTAGAAGAGGGGTGGGGCTACCATGGCACCGACGACGGATGAGAGACAATTTTCAAGATTCACCATTTTCACCATTACATACCATTATGTGTTTCTCACTACTGTGAAGACTTAATATATGTATGAAATGATGTGTGATAACAGACTAATCACGTCCCATATTAACTCAAATGacacagcattttatttttcaaaacaaGACAATCCCATATTATACAGGATAGTGTCAACTCGACTCGAGATATTTGCTGTATCTGGTGCATATACTTTTAACACTTGTTAAAGTAAAAATGAGTTGGTACAGTGAAAGCTTTAAAGACTTGATTGATGTTCTGTGTTAGTGTTCATTATGTATTTTAATTACTTTAGTATCAGGTGTGATTCACTTGGAGTGAAAAGTTGGTCAGGTCTGGCCTCAGTGCTCAGCTCAGAAACCTCCAACCTGAGAGAACTGCATCTGACTGTGAAAACTCTGGATCTGACTGGGAATAaactaggagactcaggagtgaagtgtctctctgctgtactgcagaatcctcactgtaaactggagacactgaggtaagatcatctctaaAAGAGTCACAATATCTTACTAAAAGCAGCAGGGGTATACATTGTTGTTTATAACCTCAGTGATTTCTCTGCAGAATTATGTATGCATTTAAGAAATTAAGagattttatatacatacagtatgtatcaAAAATAGAGACAAACAGTGAAAAAGTCTACAAATCCTGACTCATTACGTTTAAAGCCAGCAAAACCTTTGTAGCTATAGTACACAAAATATcaataattctaaataaaagcAGAAGTGTTAAAGGAACGAGGGGCCTGGGCCCACCCATTTGGGCACATTTCCTACCCAAATAAGACCTATTACAATGTCATCATTATTGTCTATTCAATTCTTGCTCAGTAGGAGGTGCCACTTTAAGAAACTGCATCGAGTAACATTGCTTAACTACATTTCAGCATGGTGTGTAGCTGTGCAGTAGACTAGTTCTATAAAGAGTTTACCTTCTCTGAAATAGGCGCCACACTGTGTCTTTCCCCCCTGCCACTCATACACTGTGGCTATAATATGATTACATGTATTTTGGTTTGTGTTAACATTGCATGCTGTCAGAGTGGAGATTGGACTCATGTGAGAGCTGAATAACAGAACTGCACTTGGTGAGGAGTGCACTGGGAAATGCTAAAACAAAGCTATttttaactgtaataaaaatgcTTAACAAAATTATGGCTGTGTTTGTACACCGTCTTTAATCACAGGAATTAGAGTAGGCcttgtttccttttatttaatCAAACAAATGCTTGTTTAAGGTTTTCAGGAAGAGGTGCTTATCTCTCATTTCAAAACCGTCAGTGATTTGGGTGTTCTAACATCTAGAgcaagttcattccaccacctacgTGTCAAAACAGAGAATAGTGCATACCTTTATGCATACCTCCTGAGGGAAACTTTTTTCTTCACCCTACATTGGCCCAGGCTAGCTCACTAAATCTGACTAGAAAATAAAATTCCCAATCAATTCTTAAAAGAATAAAGAGCCAAATTTACAGACTGGTTTCAACTGAGATTGGTTTATTGGCAGTCAAGCAAGACAGCAAACAAACCAGCTGGCACCAGGGGTCCAAATGGTGTAATCACTCAACTAGCACCAAAGCCCCATTAGACTTCAGTGTCCTTATATACATTTTATGCATGTTCCACTTTTCAACCTTTGTTAGATCATTTTTTCCAGACTGTCTCACCATTTAGCCTTTCTCCAATCACATTTCAGGGCACGTAGTGCTCGTTGCACACATATTCTTCACCATGCAAGTTTTCTATTCATGCCTTTGCAAGCTTTTGGCTATCTCTAAGAAGGGTCATATTTCTTGTCTTCACTTTGGCATTAGATTTCCCCACTTTGCAAAGCCAATTGATTGTCTATACTTTTTACTTAATTTCACTCTCAAGCTTTATTTCATTCTGAAGATTATGAAGCTTTATGAGCAGGCTAGGGTTGAAAAATGTGCCAGTGATGTAGAAGGCTCCTGGTCCTGGTTGAATAATGTGGGGGTAGTCTGGGTAAAATCTAAGGTCTGGCAGATTTGTTTAATCTTCTCATTAAAAGGAGGACAAGTCTTCAGCAGTCAGGGAGGACGAAGCATGGGGAGCCTGGGGGTTGGGTAGTAAAGagaagatgttgtggagcttacaaggatcttgtgcagaagcttCAAGTTTTTCCTTGTAGAACGCAGTCCTACCAGAAGTCACTTCTGAGTAGAATTTGGATAGGAGAGCTCAGTAAGAAGTGAGATTTCCACTTAATCTTTGCAGATCTTGGTTCTCTCTAAAAAGTCCAAGGGTAGGGTGGAAAAGGCTTCTGggtcaggaagagatgaaaggGAGCATGAAGCTACAGAGGAAGGGGATCACTCCAGGGATTCCATTTTTGATGGGTTAAAGAGAAATGTTAGAAATAGTTTTTATGCAGCAAAGGAATGATTGTAAATAATACTAGGTGATAATAGGAGACGTGAAGTGCGGTAGCAGTCATGACTGTAGCTGGAGAAGGATGAGTAAAGGCCAGATACGGTGCATTTCTTCTCTTGTGCATTGAAGGGACAGCTGTTAAATGACAAGGAGAAGAAATATCTTTTGTAACAATGTTTTGTCCTAACGTTAAATGTAATGTTAAacataatgttaaaatattGAAAGGCAGCACAAGCCTAATTTTCTGTTAGTTAATGTGCGTGCATGCCACACAAACGACtagcaaataaacaaaccttTTAAGTTAGAGTGTTTCAGCGCATTTGCCACTTATTGGCATCAAGTTCTTTTGAGTGACTGCTGAAGTTTTATGGGTCACAAGAATGGTGCCGCAGTAACAGAGATAAAGTCCTGTAAATACAGATCAGCAATTAAGACAGGGAGCCTTCAACTTTCCAGATTGCATTTGTTTATTCACTTCCAACAAGCTCAAAATATATCtgcatgtatatttttttcccagtcccaatatattttaaaaacatctaTCACAATTACATCTCTACAGTTATTTCCAAAATACATTTGTAACAGTGCTACCTGCAATTCCCACTCCAGGCCGTGTACTGAGTACTGAGCACTTCCGAGTCACTCCACCCACTTCTGGGTTACTTCCTGCTTTCTGTGTATTTAACCATGCTCTCAACAGTAGACTCTGCTAGGTATTAGCTCTGGTACCAACCTGTTGTTTGTTCCTTGCCATTGTTGTAGTTTCATGTGTTTTGACCTCGTTTTTCTCTGCTTTTGGATTACGATTTTGGGTCGTGTACTTTTGCTTTGTTGGattgctttgttgttgtttggttttttgGACTACCTGcctgttttgctgtttttgaCCCTGCCTGCTGATTTGGATTGTTTGCCTGTGATTTTTCTTCAATAAACTCTGCATATCGATCCTACATCGTCATTCCCAGACTCCATGTT from Hemibagrus wyckioides isolate EC202008001 linkage group LG19, SWU_Hwy_1.0, whole genome shotgun sequence encodes the following:
- the LOC131370048 gene encoding NLR family CARD domain-containing protein 3-like, giving the protein METPDLDTNNVPSHSKNCKLQGKRLESPAPSCTSRKSDFSMEVPWTFKERDSSLLHSILQKTEEKIEKNIITDTGNDPESVAVNEFQKKFKLNLLKKFQCLHGVIINPGIQTLLNEIYTELYITEGDSGDVNNEHEVRQIEAASRRTTTEETPIKCNDIFNPLSEQDEPIRTVLTKGVAGIGKTVSVQKFILDWAEGKENQDIHLIFPLPFRELNLMKNQKLSLMELLQFCFKDTIGTEMLSSKKVLFIFDGLDECRFPLDFQNTVRVCDVTESASVPVLLINLIKGNLLPSALIWITSRPAAADQIPSECVHRVTEVQGFNDPQKEEFFRKRISDQSLANNIITHLKSLRSLYIMCHIPVFCWISATVLERMLGEAESGEIPKTLTQMYTHFLIIQTNIIREKYSKKLESDEEMLLKLGKLAFQQLKKGNLIFYEEDLRECGIDVREAAVYSGVCTQIFREESGLQQSKVYCFVHLSVQEHLAALYVYLTFMIKKRNVLDLYQLSKLWRKENTISDLHKSAIDQALESQTGHLDLFLRFLLGLSLESNQNLFCALVTQTGSSSQNIEEMRTVQYIKKKIIEDLPTEKSINLFHCLNELGDNSLVEEIQHYLKSGKQSELSSSQWSALVFVLLTSAQELEEFDLSKYFSTDKITEDVLLKMMPVIAASRKAIIRCDSLGVKSWSGLASVLSSETSNLRELHLTVKTLDLTGNKLGDSGVKCLSAVLQNPHCKLETLRLCKSGISEEGCVALTSALRSNPSHLRDLNLSCNKLGDSGVKSLSAVLENPHCKLEALRLYKCDVRDEGCAALTSALRSNPSHLRELNLSYNNMGDSGVKSLSAVLENPHCKLEALRLWDCGISDEGCAALTSALRSNPSHLRVLDLSCNNVGDSGVKSLSSVLENPHCKLETLGLYKCGVSDEGCAALTSALRSNPSHLRELCLSFNNQGHSGKKLLSALKDDKHYKLQTLR